Proteins encoded in a region of the Melospiza georgiana isolate bMelGeo1 chromosome 2, bMelGeo1.pri, whole genome shotgun sequence genome:
- the EXPH5 gene encoding exophilin-5, with product MTAAPQGPDLSFLNEEEARAIFQVLQRDAELRRAEKDRVSKLLKRKKSEKGLQGVTGEWFEEIKRRKYQNYIDVNRMLKPPLEHQLRKSKNTNHKEIKMSSRTNPQAQKNTSASFLGFRSPFAWLSSFRRSRKTQTQKQPRYDNSASPPSKVEEMATAEMCNSPMSTDTSGQSFDTNQNETVEKSTLEWNEQLEKEIFSVLSDLDDQLAQEQAQDPLDRIISTSSASNVQSSSAFPTSKRQTVGRGQQRNDWSDMPSTFFPDGMRTLRAKDEHKIFIRPRKLQSAYINWHQAAFQEDCSYGDAVQGNPRLQRRRLSAVSFGRSSEGSLYPPSVTHNSGFRHKACMNRDAAGRSYSVCSLRRCPSSVSSDQLSASSLQHPLARESKNGFVPRFGRQNPKRIPLSSIVWNNTPDSSEQAPETMFRTQSLMEFHATDHGRYPSSLQETKKYPSYHSKHYRRSISSSNCFSRVSCPDKATSPLPFDNWENYPVYKSENNLSRSFYRDTSSHGKLYANQKNSYGRKDSYPSWTDIPQCYSDEVFISPDASFEAFMANLNDQQWAHAKNAKFGSQRLQNDFHMYSPENTSIKRMTRSASRNFSEFTEGCQPWLSCTSSVSSSGIRTDESVFPNSKNQPEPTRLNRNSVVVTQRSTKADFTHLEKAEGVKQADEDTLLPSVPQQADTSYINARSFSPNSPASAMWQRDVSLYSTMTSKRQAQATARGDPAKIYTSNGDKRSVEMKENDCPPNSEFSQPPCVLPGDGSRKESFLPRQKEWEHNLHYAAQRESSKQDSWSAEALNKATPKRHSSLLNVTAALSTEKLANCQGMLSCPPELSSSFSQNSPQALSHKDNAKCLGTLSSSSVNSTVTESQAEGGTTAEVSRTSVSKEISQKTLQNASTLVTKDYNGQFTTSSPRNGNSGNIYMRGFDGEPDTSQNNLSYFCLEKGTEKMRSTSPCIRRFHKQDSSPRHSSSCSITGSPGRNSSKSSDPLVIYYTLPRKSASIAGSIMSETPISLPRESRAYDCLRSETLHRADTCHSNQRDVSCLDPKCSFLTSASLNAATTKKDYHSPLGKNSNDSVSSSTSVDLTDRCKHLSRRESSVFSDYKEGGNFLQKYKTTSTFTVCVDEDHVKYHELVSIYYTLPRRHSKTFCSLFRDNSEDADLPCPKETAQSPRIQNKKNEGHVSLANVFFPTTSEKEVSSYSPDQVSSVLVTPQNLRTAVDSEEENSHLSPSSEKSVSVVPNRKDNSACLPLAENVLSHVVTKEISFGGPQSTAIVTKSGKAISDASRSQKAEIHVKEKKEILQRATPLMSTLSTPPKPARHLEKPLYSNSTNKNTVQKGSSETCSQPPKVNKKNLNSLFIRSREKSSLGRSGSTEHADVPLTPVEGMYRDSAQVKQRVDVLHQTTPLCNNKFSGLQLRADSSRKKENGSNFCSKVLPESPSKASEVSTASSADPFLQLDKVASTDEVKNSKIKKEQNSQSSHIGKVYSGFQESERHIEGNLNIKDKVPRVTQNQNTTQSAEEENKLLSDCTRDKVKDIEKRKNRPSIKNKLAAVYKTSRKFSSKNLPPKPHISNIFSQNDGSAASLEVNMSLDSLISMDSHQPFLELDNENQNHSLNSDKNTPRPRTADNKKTENQNDPSFLANSKRRPFTSSYTQKEAISPQKTAVKVENRPRLTTLFPDKSVSTRNENSQVLDLRLESKSQTISPSATTSYPLDEEKGRASSHTCAPPLPLLTDKNSNTYVNSCLQANTCPEQNLTSQTVLGQHQNTSQPAGLENANLNSYQLCKSRAKSQRERHLSEGICARDSLEISASGSNILPKDGIHGKRFKSYSELLSCDENENWASDDEKCYSTRNLMYPSVEFGIFGKEQQLAFLENIKRSLTEGRLWRPCLLNNPGAFRDTESSSISRAELLSSSSAGSKMSSAASSPRELTDTYGEDPAAYSDSDSDTTTDDEYYLDEIDKESEL from the exons caaacttctgaagagaaagaaatctgaaaaaggGCTGCAGGGAGTGACTGGAGAATGgtttgaagaaataaaaagaagaaaatatcagAATTACATTGATGTCAATAGAATGTTAAAACCACCATTAGAGCATCAGTTAAGGAAGAGCAAAAACACCA atcataaagaaataaaaatgtcatcCCGCACAAATCCTCAAGCACAAAAGAACACCTCAGCTTCCTTTCTGGGGTTCAGATCACCTTTTGCTTGGCTTTCCTCCTTTAGAAGATCACGGAAAACCCAGACTCAGAAGCAACCACG ATATGACAATTCTGCTAGCCCACCCTCAAAAGTGGAAGAAATGGCAACG GCTGAAATGTGTAATTCCCCAATGTCAACTGACACAAGTGGTCAATCTTTTGATacaaaccaaaatgaaacagTGGAGAAAAGTACACTGGAATGGAATGAACAGCTAGAGAAGGAGATTTTCAGTG TTCTAAGTGATCTGGATGACCAACTGGCCCAGGAACAAGCCCAAGACCCTTTGGACAGGATCATTTCTACAAGCAGTGCATCCAATGTCCAAAGTAGTAGTGCGTTCCCTACTTCAAAGAGGCAGACTGTTGGCAGGGGGCAACAGAGAAATGACTGGAGTGACATGCCTAGCACATTTTTCCCGGATGGAATGAGAACGCTGCGGGCCAAAGATGAACACAAGATTTTCATCAGACCAAGGAAGTTACAAAGTGCATATATAAACTGGCACCAGGCGGCCTTTCAGGAGGATTGCAGTTACGGTGATGCAGTGCAGGGGAACCCCCGGCTGCAGCGCAGGAGGCTGTCTGCGGTGTCCTTCGGGCGGTCTTCCGAGGGCAGCTTATATCCCCCCTCCGTAACGCACAACAGCGGATTCAGGCACAAGGCTTGTATGAACAGGGATGCAGCTGGCAGGAGTTACTCTGTGTGTTCCCTTCGAAGGTGTCCATCATCAGTATCTTCTGATCAGCTCTCAGCATCTAGTCTGCAGCATCCATTGGCAAGGGAGAGCAAGAATGGTTTTGTACCAAGGTTTGGTCGACAGAACCCAAAGAGAATTCCTCTGTCTTCCATTGTATGGAACAACACACCAGACTCTTCAGAACAAGCTCCAGAAACAATGTTTAGAACTCAATCACTGATGGAATTTCATGCTACAGACCATGGTAGATATCCCAGCTCTTTACAAGAAACTAAGAAATACCCAAGTTACCACTCAAAACACTACAGAAGATCTATTTCAAGCAGCAATTGTTTTAGCAGAGTTAGTTGCCCTGACAAAGCTACTTCTCCATTGCCCTTTGATAACTGGGAAAACTATCCTGTATACAAATCAGAAAATAATCTCTCTAGATCCTTCTATAGAGACACCTCTTCTCATGGGAAGCTGTATGCAAACCAAAAAAATTCTTATGGAAGAAAAGATAGCTATCCTTCTTGGACTGATATTCCTCAGTGTTACAGTGATGAGGTGTTTATTTCCCCTGACGCCAGCTTTGAAGCATTTATGGCTAATTTAAATGACCAGCAGTGGGCACATGCAAAGAATGCCAAGTTTGGTTCACAGCGCCTGCAGAATGATTTTCACATGTACTCTCCAGAAAATACAAGTATCAAAAGGATGACCAGAAGTGCAAGCAGAAATTTTTCAGAATTCACTGAGGGCTGTCAGCCTTGGCTAAGTTGTACATCTTCTGTTTCTTCATCTGGTATCAGAACTGATGAGTCAGTCTTTCCCAATTCAAAGAACCAACCAGAACCTACAAGACTGAACAGGAATTCAGTTGTTGTTACCCAAAGGAGTACAAAGGCAGACTTTACACACCTGGAAAAGGCTGAAGGTGTGAAACAGGCAGATGAAGACACGCTGTTACCGTCAGTTCCTCAACAAGCAGATACAAGCTACATCAACGCACGGAGTTTTTCCCCTAACAGCCCAGCTTCTGCCATGTGGCAAAGAGATGTATCTCTCTATAGCACAATGACATCAAAGAGACAAGCCCAAGCCACTGCCAGAGGAGATCCTGCAAAAATTTATACATCAAATGGTGATAAAAGAAGTgtagaaatgaaggaaaatgatTGCCCACCCAATAGTGAGTTCAGTCAGCCTCCCTGTGTTTTGCCAGGTGATGGGAGCAGGAAGGAATCTTTTCTTCCACGTCAGAAAGAATGGGAACATAATCTGCATTATGCAGCTCAAAGAGAGAGCAGCAAACAGGATAGTTGGAGTGCAGAAGCCCTTAACAAAGCTACTCCAAAGAGACACTCCTCATTACTGAATGTAACTGCTGCTCTATCCACTGAAAAATTAGCAAACTGTCAAGGCATGTTGTCCTGTCCTCCTGAGCTCTCATCTAGTTTCTCACAAAATTCTCCCCAAGCACTTTCTCATAAAGACAATGCTAAATGCTTAGGAACACTATCTAGCTCTTCGGTAAATAGCACTGTTACTGAATCTCAAGCAGAAGGGGGGACAACAGCTGAAGTGAGTAGGACAAGTGTTAGCAAAGAGATTTCacagaaaacactgcaaaatgCAAGCACTTTAGTTACTAAGGACTATAATGGACAATTCACTACTAGTTCCCCACGAAATGGAAATTCTGGAAATATTTATATGCGTGGCTTTGATGGAGAACCCGATACCtctcaaaataatttaagttaTTTTTGCCTTGAAAAAGGAACTGAAAAAATGAGGAGTACTTCACCTTGTATTAGAAGATTTCACAAGCAAGACAGCTCGCCAAGACATAGCAGTAGCTGTAGCATTACTGGCTCTCCTGGCAGAAACAGCTCCAAATCTTCTGACCCCCTTGTTATTTATTACACTTTGCCTAGAAAATCAGCCAGCATTGCTGGTAGTATTATGTCAGAGACGCCTATCTCTTTACCTAGAGAAAGCAGAGCATATGATTGTTTAAGGTCTGAAACTCTGCATAGAGCTGACACCTGTCATTCTAATCAAAGAGATGTGTCTTGTTTAGATCCAAAATGTTCCTTTCTAACATCAGCATCATTAAATGCTGCCACAACTAAAAAAGATTACCACAGTCCTTTAGGCAAAAATAGTAATGATTCAGTAAGTAGCAGTACATCAGTTGATCTGACAGACAGATGTAAACATCTAAGTAGAAGAGAATCCTCTGTGTTTTCAGATTATAAGGAAGGGGGAAATTTTTTGCAGAAATATAAAACCACAAGCACATTTACAGTTTGTGTTGATGAAGATCATGTCAAGTATCATGAACTAGTTTCAATTTATTACACACTACCACGGAGGCATTCAAAAACATTTTGTAGCCTCTTTAGAGATAATTCAGAGGATGCAGATTTACCTTGTCCCAAAGAGACTGCTCAGTCACCAAGAatacaaaacaagaaaaatgaaggTCATGTGAGTTTagcaaatgtttttttccctactACTTCAGAAAAAGAGGTGTCTTCATATTCTCCTGACCAAGTATCTTCAGTTCTGGTCACACCTCAGAATTTAAGAACTGCTGTTGATAGTGAAGAAGAGAATTCTCATTTATCCCCTAGCTCTGAGAAGTCAGTGAGTGTGGTACCTAACAGGAAAGATAATTCAGCATGTCTACCATTAGCAGAAAATGTACTTTCTCATGTGGTGacaaaagaaatttcttttggTGGCCCACAATCCACTGCGATAGTGACTAAGTCAGGTAAGGCCATTTCTGATGCTTCAAGGAGCCAAAAGGCAGAAATAcatgtaaaagaaaagaaggaaattttacAAAGAGCCACACCACTAATGTCCACTTTATCAACCCCTCCCAAGCCAGCCAGACATTTAGAGAAGCCTTTATATTCTAAttcaacaaataaaaatactgtaCAGAAGGGAAGCTCTGAAACCTGCTCTCAGCCCCCAAAAGTAAACAAGAAAAATCTGAACAGTTTATTCATCCGCTCCAGGGAGAAGAGTTCCCTTGGAAGGAGTGGTAGCACAGAGCATGCTGATGTGCCACTTACTCCTGTGGAAGGTATGTACAGGGATAGTGCCCAAGTTAAACAGAGAGTAGATGTCCTACACCAAACCACCCCTCTGTGTAATAATAAATTTAGTGGACTGCAATTAAGGGCTGACAgttcaagaaaaaaagagaatggtTCAAACTTTTGCAGCAAAGTGCTTCCAGAGTCTCCAAGCAAAGCATCTGAGGTCAGCACAGCTTCCAGTGCTGATCCATTTCTTCAGCTAGACAAAGTGGCTAGCACAGATGAAGTAAAgaattcaaaaattaaaaaagagcaaaactCACAGAGTTCTCATATTGGTAAGGTTTACAGTGGTTTTCAGGAATCAGAGAGGCATATTGAGGGCAACCTGAACATTAAAGATAAAGTCCCCAGGGTTACACAAAATCAGAACACAACACAGAGTGCCGAAGAGGAGAACAAGCTTCTCTCTGACTGCACAAGAGACAAAGTCAAAGATatagagaaaaggaaaaacagaccttcaattaaaaataaattggcaGCTGTTTACAAAACAAGTCGTAAATTTTCAAGTAAAAATCTACCCCCCAAACCACACATAAGtaacattttttcacagaatgaTGGAAGTGCTGCTTCTTTAGAGGTCAACATGTCCCTTGACTCATTGATTTCAATGGATTCCCACCAGCCATTCCTGGAGTTGGACAATGAAAATCAGAATCACAGTCTGAACTCTGACAAGAATACTCCAAGACCAAGAACAGCTGATAATAAGAAGACTGAAAATCAGAATGATCCCTCTTTTCTTGCTAACAGCAAAAGGAGGCCTTTTACAAGTTCATATACCCAGAAGGAAGCCATCAGTCCTCAAAAAACTGCAGTGAAAGTGGAAAACAGGCCAAGACTCACAACCCTATTTCCAGATAAATCGGTAAGCACAAGAAATGAGAATTCCCAAGTGCTTGATCTCAGGTTAGAAAGCAAAAGCCAGACCATCTCCCCCAGTGCTACTACGTCATACCCACTGGatgaagagaaaggaagagctAGCAGTCATACCTGTGCTCCTCCCTTGCCACTATTAACTGACAAAAACTCCAACACCTATGTGAATAGCTGCTTGCAGGCAAACACATGTCCAGAGCAAAACCTGACTTCCCAGACAGTGCTTGGTCAGCATCAAAATACCTCTCAGCCTGCTGGCTTAGAAAACGCTAACCTCAATAGCTATCAGTTGTGCAAGAGCCGTGCAAAAAGTCAGCGAGAGCGTCACCTCTCCGAGGGCATTTGTGCTCGAGATTCCCTTGAGATCTCTGCCTCAGGAAGCAATATTCTACCCAAAGATGGCATACATGGCAAGAGATTTAAATCTTACTCAGAGCTGTTGTCTTGTGATGAGAATGAAAACTGGGCATCAGACGATGAGAAATGTTACAGCACCAGAAATTTAATGTATCCATCTGTGGAATTTGGTATATTTGGCAAAGAGCAACAACTGGCTTTCCTGGAAAATATCAAGAGGTCACTCACAGAAGGGCGATTATGGAGACCATGTCTTCTGAATAACCCTGGTGCTTTCAGAGATACAGAGAGCTCTTCTATAAGCAGGGCTGAGCTTCTGAGCTCGAGTTCTGCTGGGAGCAAAATGTCATCAGCTGCCTCGTCCCCCCGAGAGCTCACTGATACCTACGGGGAAGACCCAGCCGCTTACTCGGACTCAGACAGTGATACCACCACTGATGATGAATATTACCTAGATGAGATAGATAAAGAATCAGAGCTATGA